Sequence from the Acidobacteriota bacterium genome:
CTCGGACGCCCAGCATGTCGCGGCCGAACTGGTGGGGCGCTTCGAGCGGGAGCGGCCCGCGCTGCCGGCGATCGCGCTGACCACGGACACGAGCATCCTGACGGCGATCGGCAACGACTACGGTTTCGATCGGGTGTTTGCGAGACAGGTCGAGGCGGTGGGCCGCGCTGGAGACGTCCTGCTCGGTATCTCGACCAGCGGCGGGTCGCCGAACGTGCTCGAGGCAATCGGCGCGGCGAAATCGCGAGGCCTCACCACAGTCGCCCTCACCGGCCGCGACGGCGGAGTCGTGGGCGCGGCGGCTGATATCCACATCAACGTGCCGTCGCCGTCGACCGCGCGCGTGCAGGAAGTGCACCGGACGCTGCTGCACGCGATGTGCGAACTGGTCGAACGGGAGCTGTATGCCTGATCTTCGCACCGAGATCCTGACCGTCAACATGGGGCCGCAGCACCCCAGCACGCACGGCGTGCTGCGGCTGGTGCTGGAGCTCGACGGCGAGACGGTGCTGTCGGTGCTGCCGACAATCGGCTACCTGCACACCGGCATCGAGAAGACGATGGAGCAGAAGAAGTGGCAGCAGGTCGTGCCGCTGGTCGAGCGGATGGACTACCTCAGCTCCCACTCGAATACGTTGAGCTACGTGCTGGCGGTCGAGAAGCTGCTGGGCCTCGAGATGCCGGAGCGCGTGCAGTGGATTCGCGTCCTGCTGGTCGAACTGCAGCGCATCAACAGCCATCTGGTCTGGCTTGGCACGCACGTGATGGACCTGGGCGCCATCACCGTGATGCTCTACACGTTCCGCGAGCGCGAACTGATCCTCAACGTCAACGAATTGATTGCCGGATTCCGGATGTTCCCGAGCTACATCCGCGTGGGCGGATTGCGGGAGGATCTGCCGGACGGGTTCCACGCCGCGGTACGAAGCATCCTCGATCTGATGCCAGGCAAGATTGACGAGTACGAGGACCTGCTCACCAAAAACCAGATCTTCATCAATCGCACGCGCGGCGTCGGCACGCTGTCGAAGGCCGACGCGCTGGCGTGGGGGCTGGTCGGGCCGATGGCCCGCGGATCCGGCGACACCTACGACGTGCGGAAGGCCTTCCCGTATTCCGGATACGACACATTTGAGTTCGACGTGCCGATTGGCGCCAGCGGCGACGTGTTCGACCGCTTCCTGATTCGCGTCGACGAGATGCGGCAGAGTGTGCGGATCTGCCGGCAAGCGATCGACCGCATCAGCCCGCGCGGCATCTTCGCGGCCGGCGATCCGCGGGTGACGCCGCCGCCCAAGGACAAGGTCTACGCCGAGATGGAAGCGCTCATCCAGCACTTTCTGATCTACTCGCAGGGATTCACGGTGCCGGCCGGCGAGGCGTACGTGCCGGTGGAGGGACCGCGCGGCGAGCACGGCTGCCACGTCGTGTCGGATGGCGGCAACCGGCCGTGGCGCGTCAAGATGCGGTCGCCGTCGCTGATGGCCTGTCAGGCCATCGAGGCGATGGCCAAAGGCGGCCTGATTTCGGATCTCGTCGCCGTGATTGGATCGAGCGACGTCATCATGGGAGACGTGGACCGGTGACCTTTCACCCGAGCATGCCGTACGACACCGGGCTTCACAAGTCGGAGCGCCGGCTGCCCGAACAGGGTGAGCCATTCGCCTTCACGGCCGAGAACCGGGCGCGCCTCGAGGAGATCGCCGGGCGCTATCCGCCCGAGCGACGCCGATCGGCCTTGCTGCCGGCGCTGTACCTGGTGCAGCGCCAGCAGGGGTACATTTCCGGGCACGCGATGGCGCACGTGGCAGAGGCGATCGGCGTCACGCCGGCCGAGGTCGAGGACGTCGTGTCGTATTACGCGATGTTCTATTCGCAGCCGGTCGGCAAGTACGTACTCCAGGTATGCCGGACGCTCTCGTGCGCGCTCAATGGCGCGGAGCGGGTGACCGAGGCGCTCTCGGCCAAGCTTGGCATCAAACCCGGCGAGACCGATGCGACGGGCCTATTCACGCTGATGGAAGTGGAGTGTCTGGGCGCCTGCGATCGGGCGCCGGTCGTCATGGTGAACGACCACTGGCACGAGTGTCTCCAGCCCGGAGATGCCGCGAAACTGGTCGACGATCTGCGCGCGAAAGGGCCGGACGCGGTGACGGGATGCCATTTGTGTATGGAGAAGAAGTAGTCGGTAGTCAGTAGACCGTAGAAGCAAGAAGCAGGAAATTAGGCGTAGGGGCACGACATGTCGTGTCCGAAAGCGTCAGTTCATCGTGCGTATGTTTGAACCAGTCCTCACCAGTTTCGTCCGCGAGCCGAACAGCTTCACGCTCGACGTGGCGCTCCGGCACGGGGCCTACGAGGGGCTGCGCGAGGCGCTCGCCATGGCGCCCGCCCAGGTTATCGAGATCGTGAAGGCCTCGGGGCTGCGCGGCCGCGGCGGAGCGGGTTTTCCGGCCGGCATGAAGTGGGGCTTCGTGCCGAAGGATTCCCCGAAGCCCAAGTACGTGTGCTGCAACGCGGACGAGAGTGAGCCCGGCACGTTCAAAGACCACGTGCTGATGGAGCGCAACCCGCATCTGGTCCTCGAGGGCTGCGCCATCAGTTGCTTCGCCATCGGCGCGAAGGTCTCCTACATCTACATCCGCGGCGAGTTCCACCACGTGGCAGACGTGCTCGAGTCGGCGATTGCCGAGGCCAGAGCCCGGGGCTACCTCGGGCAGAACATTTTCGGCAGCGGATTCGACTGCGACATCTTCGTGCACCGTGGCGCCGGTGCGTACGAGGCGGGCGAGGAGTCGGCGCTGCTCGAGTCGCTCGAGGGCAAGCGCGCTCAGCCGCGCCTGCGGCCGCCGTTCCCCGCGGTGGTGGGTCTCTACGGCTGTCCGACCGTCATCAACAACGTCGAGACGCTGGCCAACGTGCCGGCGATCATCACGAAGGGGCCCGAGTGGTTCGCCGCGCTTGGTCCCGACAAGAACGGCGGGCCGAAACTGTACTGCATCAGCGGGCACGTGGTTCGTCCCGGCGTGTACGAAGCACCGATGAGAACGACGGTCCGGCAGCTGATCAACGACTACGCCGGGGGCGTCCGGCAGGGCCGAACGCTCAAGGCGGTGATTCCGGGCGGGTCGTCCACGCCGGTGATGCTGCCCGACGCGATTGACTGCGAGGCCAGCTACGACGGCATCGCGAAAGCCGGCTCGATGCTCGGATCGGCCGCGATGATCGTGATGGACGACACCACGTGCATGGTGTGGGCGGCGGCCAATCTGATTCATTTCTACCGCCACGAGTCGTGCGGCAAGTGCACGCCGTGCCGTGAAGGCGCCGACTGGATGCTGAAGATCCTGCTCAAGATCGAGCGGGGTGAAGGCGAAATGCGCGACCTCGAGTTGCTTCAGAGCGTGGCCGGCAACATCGCCGGCAAGACCTTGTGCCCGTTCGGCGATGCGGAAGTGGCGCCGGTGCTGAGCACGCTTCGGCATTTCCGGCACGAGTACGAGGCGCACATCCGCGAGGGACGGTGTCCGCTGCCGGCGGAGTGGCGGTGCGGAGGGGGACACGCGCGATGATCCCGCTGTATATCGCCCAGTTCGGCATCATCGTCGTCGTCTTCGGCCTGCTGCTGGTCGCGGCGGCCATCATGGTGTACTCGGAGCGCAAGGTAGCGGCCTTGATCCAGCAGCGGTATGGCCCGTACCTGGTCGGGCCCAAGGGCGTGCTCCAGCCGATTGCCGATGTCATCAAGCTGATCTTCAAGGAGACGCTGCGCCCGAAAGGGGCCGATCGCGCCCTGTTCATGCTCGCCCCCCTGATCTCGGCGACGGCCGCATTCACCGCGTTCGCCGTCGTGCCGTTCGGGGCCGAGACGGATCTGTTCGGCCTGATCGATCACAAGATCAGCCTGCAGGTGGCTGACGTCAACGTGGCCGTGCTCGTCCTGTTCGCGGTGACCTCGGTCAGCATCTACGGCATCGTGCTGGCCGGCTGGAGCTCCAACAGCAAGTACTCGCTGTTTGGCGCGCTGCGTTCGGCCTCGCAGATGATCAGCTACGAACTGTCGTACGGATTGTCTCTGGCCTCAGTGCTCGTCGTCGCCAACTCGCTGTCGCTCACCGAAGTGGTCAACGCACAGAGCGGCGCCTGGCTCGGGTTCATCCCGCGGTGGTTCGTCTTCCTGCAGCCGGTCGGCTTCGTGATCTTCATGATCGCGGGCGTCGCGGAGACCAACCGGGCGCCGTTCGACTTTCCGGAGGCCGAGCAGGAACTGGTCGCCGGATATCACACCGAATACAGCAGCACCCCGTTCATGATGTTCTTCCTCGCCGAGTACATCAACATGGTGACGACGGCCGCGGTGGCGACCGACCTGTTCCTGGGCGGCTGGCACGGACCCTGGCTGCCGGAATATCTCGGCTGGATCTGGTTCGTCGTCAAGATGGGCGCGATTCTGTTCTTCTACATCTGGATGCGCTGGACGCTGCCGCGCCTGCGCTACGACCAGTTGATGATTTTCGGGTGGAAGGTGATGCTGCCATTGGCCGCCCTGAACCTGATCGTGACGGCGGCGGGGGTCATCTACTTTGGGAACTGAACTGCTGCTCTTCTATCTGCTGGCTGGCGTGGCGGTGGCCGCGTCGCTGCTCGTGGTGCTGGGGCGCAACCCGATGCACAGCGTGCTGCTGCTGATCGTGTCGTTCGGGGCCCTGGCCGCGCTCTACATCACGCTCGACTCGCCGTTTGCCGCGGTGATCCAGATCATCATCTACGCGGGCGCCATCATGGTGCTGTTCCTCTTCGTGGTGATGCTGCTCAACGCGCACAAAGAGGACGAGCAGGTGGCGATTGGCGCGCCTGAGATGAAGAAGCCGCTCTACTTCGGCGCGGCGCTGGCGGTGGTGCTCGCGGCCGAACTGGTGTGGGCCCTGGCGCGCACGAGCGGGGCGCAGGATGACCTGCTGACCGGGGGCGCGGCGCCGGACGCGGCGGCAATCGGATCGGTTCGCGGGCTCGGGCAGTTGCTGTTCACCGATTACGGGTTCGCCTTCGAAGTGACGTCAATCCTGATCATCGTGGCCATGCTAGGGGCCGTGGTGCTGGCCAAGCGGGAGTTGTAGGGCGATGGTGTCACTCGAACACTACCTGATCCTGTCGGCCATCCTGTTCGCCACCGGCACGGTGGGCGTCTTCCTGCGCCGAAACGTGATCACGATGCTGCTGTCGATCGAGGTGATGCTGAACGCCGTCAATCTGGCCTTCATCGCGTTTGGCCGCACCATCGGATCGGCCGACGGCCAGGTCATCATGTTCTTCGTCGTGACCGTCGCGGCCGCCGAGGCCGCTGTCGGGCTCGCGCTGGTCATTGCGCTCTTCCGGCATCGCGAGACGCTCAATCCGGACATGTTCACCAGCTTGAAGTGGTGAGGGGATTCGTGCTGCGCCTGATTCCGCTGCTGCCGTTTGTCGGGTTCCTGATCAACCTCTCGCTGGGCCGCCGCCTCTCGAAGAGGCTCTCGGGCGCTGTCGCGTGCCTCGCGATGTTCGGCGCGTTCCTCGCATCGGCATGGTCGGTCTGGACCCTCGTTCAGATGGCCCCCGATTCGCGTGGCATCGTCGATCGCGTGGCGCCGTGGATCGAATCCGGAGCTCTGTCGATTCCGTTTACGCTGCGCCTGGATCCGCTCGGCGCCGTCATGGTGCTGGTCGTGACCGGCATCGGTTTTCTGATTCACCTCTATTCGACCGCCTACATGCACGAGGAGCGCGCCAGCGAGTACGCGCGCTACTTCTCGTACCTCAATCTGTTCGCGGCATTCATGCTGGTGCTCGTGCTCGGCGCCAGCTTCCCGGTGATGTTCGTGGGCTGGGAGGGCGTGGGCCTCTGTTCGTACCTGCTGATTGGTTTCTGGTTTTCGAAGAAATCCGCGTCGGACGCAGGCAAGAAGGCGTTCATCGTCAATCGCGTCGGTGACTTCGGATTCCTGCTCGGCATGTTCATGATCTGGGTCCAGTTCGGCACGCTCGACTTTCAGGCCGTGGCCCACCAGGCGGGACAACTGCCGCCCGAGACGGTCTTCGGCACCCTGTCGATCGCCACGTTGCTGCTGTTTGTCGGCGCCGCAGGCAAGTCTGCCCAGATTCCCCTCTACGTCTGGCTGCCCGACGCGATGGAAGGCCCAACGCCGGTCTCCGCGCTCATCCACGCCGCGACGATGGTGACCGCGGGCGTGTACATGATCGGGCGCAATGCGGTGCTCTTCAGTCATGCGCCGGACACGATGGCGGTGGTCGCCGGTATCGGCGTCGCGACGGCGCTGATGGCGGGCACGATCGGGCTGGTGCAGAACGACATCAAGCGGGTGCTGGCCTACTCGACCGTATCTCAACTGGGGTTCATGTTCGTTGCCATGGGCGTCGGGGCGTTTGCGGCCGGTATCTTCCATCTCTTTACGCACGCGTTCTTCAAGGCGCTGTTGTTTCTGGGATCTGGCGCCGTGATTCATGCGCTTGCCGGCGAGCAGGACATCCGGAAGATGGGCGGCCTGCGCCGGGAACTGCCAGTGACGTACTGGACGTTCCTGATCGGATCCGTGGCGATTGCCGGCGTGCCGTTTTTCTCCGGGTTCTTCAGCAAGGACGAGATTCTGTGGAAGGCGTTCTCGGGGGGCCACTACGCCGTGTGGACCGTGGCCGTCTTGACGTCGCTGCTGACGGCCACGTACATGTTCCGCCTGGTGTTCCTCACATTTCATGGTTCGCGTGCCGTGACCGATTCCGGACACGGCTCGGCGAACCATGATCCCGCCGTAGCTGGCGCTCACGGTCATGGAGCCAGCGGAGGCGGACCACATGACGCCGGTAACCACTCCCACAACCAAGGTGGCGGCCGGCATCTCCACGACGCCCCGCCGGCGATGGCCATTGCGCTCATCCTGCTCGCGGTCGGCTCGGTCGTGGCCGGCTACATCGGATTCCCCAAGGTCCTCGGCGGCAGCAATCGCATCGAGCAATTCCTCGAGCCGAGCTTTGCCGTGCCGGGCATCGAAGCCGGCGGCGGCCTCGCCGAAGCGACGGGCACAGCGAGCGCAATCCCACCGGCCGAAGGCCACGCCGAAGCCCCCCCGACAGCGGGAGGCGCTGGTCACGCCGAAGCCCTTCGACCCTTCGACGGGCTCAGGGTCGTCCCGAGCAACGTCGAGGGGCGACAAGCTCAGGGCGAAGGCGGAAAGGCGGATGGTCCAGGCGCCACAGCGGAGGAGCATCGCGCCGAACTCTCCCTGATGGCGTTTTCGAGCGGGATCGCGATTGCAGGAATCGGTCTCGCCGGGTTCTTCTTCCTGCGCCGGCGTGACGTGACCGATCGCATCGCGGCGAACTTCGCCGGCATTCACCGCCTGCTGCTCAACAAGTACTACG
This genomic interval carries:
- the gmhA gene encoding D-sedoheptulose 7-phosphate isomerase: MTASEFAEVVSRTLTAAVRLHEQARTSSVDATVAATVAIVASLRSGGKILVCGNGGSASDAQHVAAELVGRFERERPALPAIALTTDTSILTAIGNDYGFDRVFARQVEAVGRAGDVLLGISTSGGSPNVLEAIGAAKSRGLTTVALTGRDGGVVGAAADIHINVPSPSTARVQEVHRTLLHAMCELVERELYA
- the nuoD gene encoding NADH dehydrogenase (quinone) subunit D gives rise to the protein MPDLRTEILTVNMGPQHPSTHGVLRLVLELDGETVLSVLPTIGYLHTGIEKTMEQKKWQQVVPLVERMDYLSSHSNTLSYVLAVEKLLGLEMPERVQWIRVLLVELQRINSHLVWLGTHVMDLGAITVMLYTFRERELILNVNELIAGFRMFPSYIRVGGLREDLPDGFHAAVRSILDLMPGKIDEYEDLLTKNQIFINRTRGVGTLSKADALAWGLVGPMARGSGDTYDVRKAFPYSGYDTFEFDVPIGASGDVFDRFLIRVDEMRQSVRICRQAIDRISPRGIFAAGDPRVTPPPKDKVYAEMEALIQHFLIYSQGFTVPAGEAYVPVEGPRGEHGCHVVSDGGNRPWRVKMRSPSLMACQAIEAMAKGGLISDLVAVIGSSDVIMGDVDR
- the nuoE gene encoding NADH-quinone oxidoreductase subunit NuoE; translated protein: MTFHPSMPYDTGLHKSERRLPEQGEPFAFTAENRARLEEIAGRYPPERRRSALLPALYLVQRQQGYISGHAMAHVAEAIGVTPAEVEDVVSYYAMFYSQPVGKYVLQVCRTLSCALNGAERVTEALSAKLGIKPGETDATGLFTLMEVECLGACDRAPVVMVNDHWHECLQPGDAAKLVDDLRAKGPDAVTGCHLCMEKK
- the nuoF gene encoding NADH-quinone oxidoreductase subunit NuoF, which codes for MFEPVLTSFVREPNSFTLDVALRHGAYEGLREALAMAPAQVIEIVKASGLRGRGGAGFPAGMKWGFVPKDSPKPKYVCCNADESEPGTFKDHVLMERNPHLVLEGCAISCFAIGAKVSYIYIRGEFHHVADVLESAIAEARARGYLGQNIFGSGFDCDIFVHRGAGAYEAGEESALLESLEGKRAQPRLRPPFPAVVGLYGCPTVINNVETLANVPAIITKGPEWFAALGPDKNGGPKLYCISGHVVRPGVYEAPMRTTVRQLINDYAGGVRQGRTLKAVIPGGSSTPVMLPDAIDCEASYDGIAKAGSMLGSAAMIVMDDTTCMVWAAANLIHFYRHESCGKCTPCREGADWMLKILLKIERGEGEMRDLELLQSVAGNIAGKTLCPFGDAEVAPVLSTLRHFRHEYEAHIREGRCPLPAEWRCGGGHAR
- the nuoH gene encoding NADH-quinone oxidoreductase subunit NuoH — its product is MIPLYIAQFGIIVVVFGLLLVAAAIMVYSERKVAALIQQRYGPYLVGPKGVLQPIADVIKLIFKETLRPKGADRALFMLAPLISATAAFTAFAVVPFGAETDLFGLIDHKISLQVADVNVAVLVLFAVTSVSIYGIVLAGWSSNSKYSLFGALRSASQMISYELSYGLSLASVLVVANSLSLTEVVNAQSGAWLGFIPRWFVFLQPVGFVIFMIAGVAETNRAPFDFPEAEQELVAGYHTEYSSTPFMMFFLAEYINMVTTAAVATDLFLGGWHGPWLPEYLGWIWFVVKMGAILFFYIWMRWTLPRLRYDQLMIFGWKVMLPLAALNLIVTAAGVIYFGN
- a CDS encoding NADH-quinone oxidoreductase subunit J, with amino-acid sequence MGTELLLFYLLAGVAVAASLLVVLGRNPMHSVLLLIVSFGALAALYITLDSPFAAVIQIIIYAGAIMVLFLFVVMLLNAHKEDEQVAIGAPEMKKPLYFGAALAVVLAAELVWALARTSGAQDDLLTGGAAPDAAAIGSVRGLGQLLFTDYGFAFEVTSILIIVAMLGAVVLAKREL
- the nuoK gene encoding NADH-quinone oxidoreductase subunit NuoK produces the protein MVSLEHYLILSAILFATGTVGVFLRRNVITMLLSIEVMLNAVNLAFIAFGRTIGSADGQVIMFFVVTVAAAEAAVGLALVIALFRHRETLNPDMFTSLKW
- the nuoL gene encoding NADH-quinone oxidoreductase subunit L, with translation MLRLIPLLPFVGFLINLSLGRRLSKRLSGAVACLAMFGAFLASAWSVWTLVQMAPDSRGIVDRVAPWIESGALSIPFTLRLDPLGAVMVLVVTGIGFLIHLYSTAYMHEERASEYARYFSYLNLFAAFMLVLVLGASFPVMFVGWEGVGLCSYLLIGFWFSKKSASDAGKKAFIVNRVGDFGFLLGMFMIWVQFGTLDFQAVAHQAGQLPPETVFGTLSIATLLLFVGAAGKSAQIPLYVWLPDAMEGPTPVSALIHAATMVTAGVYMIGRNAVLFSHAPDTMAVVAGIGVATALMAGTIGLVQNDIKRVLAYSTVSQLGFMFVAMGVGAFAAGIFHLFTHAFFKALLFLGSGAVIHALAGEQDIRKMGGLRRELPVTYWTFLIGSVAIAGVPFFSGFFSKDEILWKAFSGGHYAVWTVAVLTSLLTATYMFRLVFLTFHGSRAVTDSGHGSANHDPAVAGAHGHGASGGGPHDAGNHSHNQGGGRHLHDAPPAMAIALILLAVGSVVAGYIGFPKVLGGSNRIEQFLEPSFAVPGIEAGGGLAEATGTASAIPPAEGHAEAPPTAGGAGHAEALRPFDGLRVVPSNVEGRQAQGEGGKADGPGATAEEHRAELSLMAFSSGIAIAGIGLAGFFFLRRRDVTDRIAANFAGIHRLLLNKYYVDEAYDAVIVQPIFRVSERGLWKIVDAGLIDGAVNTAGASVSGWSEVLRRLQTGSIRAYALSIVVGVVVILGYYVWR